In the uncultured Methanolobus sp. genome, one interval contains:
- a CDS encoding Rieske (2Fe-2S) protein gives MPEWVAAVKEEDLKEEKIKVVNAGSGQIALIKKNNEVFAIDNECPHQGCPLKSGTLEDYTLKCACHNWGFDIRTGEIVDTGEYIDMDDPKVETYETKIENGIIEVLV, from the coding sequence ATGCCTGAATGGGTAGCTGCTGTTAAGGAAGAAGATCTGAAAGAAGAGAAAATAAAAGTTGTAAACGCCGGTAGTGGACAAATAGCGCTTATTAAAAAGAACAATGAAGTATTCGCAATAGATAATGAGTGTCCACATCAGGGATGTCCTCTTAAAAGCGGGACACTTGAGGATTATACGCTTAAGTGTGCGTGCCACAATTGGGGCTTTGATATCAGAACAGGGGAAATTGTCGATACAGGCGAATATATCGACATGGATGATCCTAAAGTTGAAACCTATGAAACAAAAATTGAAAACGGGATAATAGAGGTTCTGGTATAA
- a CDS encoding DUF2254 family protein: MKIIYNKRSFSLIIGEIISSDVLHLWLKRVFFYVLLLLLSSGFSHYLVTELGPSDYNMASARYMISALIQSEAAIMAIIVTLSLVAVELASSSYSVRMIDLLKSYNPDFWILMTTYIVSMSYGLFILKTIPDESNTEIDMHISFVYYTGIFSFVILFPYLFRTLKTLKPSTLLNMQATKLTANNIINAISADTTDPMEKDPIQPIIDIVSSSMLNHDFETTRNGLNIIGLRSKEIFSGSDLDYTERKIVANYIFSRLARFGKFTLSHHDEDATFIVIRNLESLWNVLEKNDIMEAILQASSSLEHIGIVAAEVNQKNILSTVVNHLYEIGQKGFDDNCNGETAKVIDSIGSVGVACVGNRMEPWIIEDIIHSISKLERKATEREQYSSVDQALDELKSIKSAMQFENNPAYQQLCIKIDKMIMLVTQ; this comes from the coding sequence ATGAAAATCATTTACAATAAAAGATCATTTAGTTTAATAATAGGCGAAATAATTTCTTCAGATGTACTGCATTTGTGGCTAAAGCGTGTATTTTTCTATGTTCTCCTGCTTTTGTTAAGTTCAGGATTTTCTCATTATCTTGTAACTGAACTCGGACCCTCAGATTACAATATGGCGAGTGCACGCTACATGATAAGTGCACTGATACAGAGTGAAGCAGCCATAATGGCAATAATCGTAACCTTAAGCCTTGTTGCTGTGGAACTGGCTTCCAGCTCTTACTCTGTGAGAATGATAGACCTTCTCAAATCATATAATCCTGATTTCTGGATATTGATGACAACATATATCGTATCAATGAGCTATGGTCTTTTCATCCTGAAAACAATCCCGGACGAAAGTAACACAGAGATTGATATGCATATTTCATTTGTATATTACACAGGGATCTTTTCTTTTGTAATATTATTTCCGTATCTTTTCAGGACACTTAAAACACTCAAACCTTCAACGCTGCTGAATATGCAGGCAACGAAACTGACAGCAAACAACATAATAAACGCCATTAGTGCAGACACGACCGATCCTATGGAAAAAGACCCGATACAACCTATTATCGATATTGTGAGCAGTTCGATGTTAAACCATGATTTTGAAACAACAAGAAACGGGTTGAACATTATCGGACTCAGGTCAAAAGAGATTTTTTCCGGCAGTGATCTTGACTATACTGAGCGTAAAATAGTAGCAAATTATATCTTTTCCAGGCTTGCAAGATTTGGAAAATTTACATTGAGTCATCATGATGAAGATGCTACTTTCATAGTTATCAGAAATCTTGAATCCCTGTGGAATGTTCTTGAAAAGAATGATATCATGGAAGCAATCTTACAGGCTTCATCTTCGCTGGAGCATATAGGTATCGTTGCTGCCGAAGTGAATCAGAAAAATATTCTATCAACTGTAGTTAATCATCTCTATGAAATTGGCCAAAAAGGATTTGATGATAATTGTAATGGAGAAACAGCAAAGGTAATTGATTCAATAGGTTCAGTAGGAGTTGCATGTGTCGGAAACAGAATGGAACCATGGATTATTGAAGATATAATCCACAGTATCAGTAAACTTGAGAGAAAAGCAACAGAAAGGGAGCAATATTCTTCAGTGGACCAGGCTCTGGATGAATTGAAATCTATAAAATCTGCTATGCAATTTGAAAATAATCCTGCATATCAGCAATTATGTATTAAAATTGATAAAATGATTATGTTGGTTACTCAGTAA
- the eif1A gene encoding translation initiation factor eIF-1A, producing the protein MANYRSKKRKSNASGGNTTGEVVRVRTPRKENGEVLATVSSLLGANRVRLQCMDGIVRMGRIPGSKKKRMWVREGDIVIATPWEIQDEKADVIWKYTRPQVNWLERKGFLK; encoded by the coding sequence CTGGCTAATTATAGAAGTAAAAAGAGGAAAAGTAACGCAAGTGGAGGAAACACTACCGGTGAAGTTGTCAGGGTCAGGACTCCACGTAAAGAAAATGGTGAGGTCCTTGCAACTGTTTCAAGCTTGCTTGGAGCTAACAGGGTAAGACTGCAGTGTATGGACGGAATTGTCCGTATGGGCAGGATACCTGGTTCCAAGAAGAAGAGAATGTGGGTACGTGAAGGTGACATTGTTATTGCAACTCCATGGGAAATCCAGGATGAGAAAGCTGATGTTATATGGAAGTACACACGTCCGCAGGTAAACTGGCTGGAAAGAAAGGGCTTCCTCAAGTAA
- a CDS encoding DEAD/DEAH box helicase produces the protein MESSTFKDLHLSRNLEKAIGELGFEEPTPIQAQSIPFIMEGRDVIGQAQTGTGKTAAFGIPALEMVNPNSKKTQALVLCPTRELANQVAEEMGKLAKYLNVKILPVYGGQNIDRQIKALRRGVQIVIGTPGRVLDHIERKTLQLNGVDMIVLDEADEMLDMGFREDIETILGSVPETRQTIFFSATMPKPIMRLTKQYQQNPTLVKTIHKVVTVPNMEQSYFEVKHHMKPDVLCRMIDIYDVKSSLVFCNTKRMVDELVTTLKARGYLADGLHGDMKQNQREKVMASFRKGEIETLVATDVAARGIDVENIEVVFNFDMPQDEESYVHRIGRTGRAGRQGIALTFVTAREIYKIKSIQKYTKTKIKCKKVPTRSDAEEIKAGMLATRVKETIDKGHLGKYVHWVENMLDEDCTTMDVAAALVKIMLAENK, from the coding sequence ATGGAATCATCAACTTTCAAAGACCTTCATTTATCACGTAATCTTGAAAAAGCAATTGGAGAACTGGGTTTTGAGGAACCAACTCCCATTCAGGCTCAGTCAATACCTTTTATTATGGAAGGCAGGGATGTAATCGGACAGGCTCAGACAGGTACGGGAAAAACAGCAGCCTTCGGTATTCCTGCTCTTGAAATGGTAAACCCTAACAGCAAGAAGACACAGGCACTTGTCCTCTGTCCTACAAGGGAACTTGCGAATCAGGTTGCAGAAGAGATGGGTAAACTTGCTAAGTATCTTAATGTGAAGATACTTCCGGTTTACGGCGGACAGAATATTGACAGACAAATAAAGGCTCTCAGAAGAGGTGTTCAGATAGTTATCGGGACTCCTGGAAGGGTTCTTGATCACATAGAGAGAAAAACCCTGCAGCTTAACGGCGTGGACATGATCGTGCTTGATGAAGCAGATGAGATGCTGGATATGGGTTTCAGAGAGGATATCGAAACTATCCTTGGCAGCGTTCCTGAAACCAGACAAACGATCTTTTTCTCTGCAACAATGCCAAAGCCAATAATGAGGCTGACAAAGCAGTATCAGCAGAATCCTACGCTTGTGAAGACAATACACAAGGTAGTTACTGTGCCAAATATGGAGCAGTCCTATTTTGAGGTTAAGCATCATATGAAGCCTGACGTTCTTTGCAGAATGATAGATATCTATGATGTGAAATCATCTCTTGTGTTCTGTAATACTAAAAGAATGGTTGATGAACTGGTTACAACCCTTAAGGCCAGAGGCTATCTTGCAGATGGTCTGCATGGTGACATGAAGCAGAACCAGAGAGAGAAGGTGATGGCAAGTTTCAGAAAAGGTGAGATCGAAACCCTTGTTGCTACGGATGTGGCTGCACGTGGCATTGATGTGGAGAATATTGAGGTTGTCTTCAATTTTGATATGCCACAGGATGAAGAATCCTATGTTCACAGGATCGGAAGGACCGGGCGTGCAGGAAGGCAGGGAATTGCACTCACCTTTGTCACTGCAAGGGAGATCTACAAGATCAAGAGTATCCAGAAGTACACCAAGACCAAGATAAAGTGCAAGAAGGTTCCAACCAGAAGCGATGCCGAGGAAATTAAGGCAGGTATGCTTGCAACCAGGGTGAAGGAGACCATCGATAAAGGTCATCTGGGTAAATATGTTCATTGGGTGGAAAATATGCTTGATGAGGATTGTACTACCATGGATGTAGCTGCAGCTCTTGTTAAGATCATGCTGGCTGAGAACAAGTAG
- a CDS encoding TRAM domain-containing protein, with protein sequence MFNNREESTAPVDAGETYEVTIEDIAREGDGIARVSGFVIFVPGTSVGDEVTIKVTKVLRKFAFGEVAE encoded by the coding sequence ATGTTCAATAACAGAGAAGAATCAACTGCTCCAGTAGATGCCGGAGAGACATACGAAGTAACAATCGAGGATATAGCAAGAGAAGGAGACGGAATTGCAAGAGTAAGCGGTTTTGTAATCTTCGTACCAGGCACATCAGTCGGCGATGAAGTAACTATCAAGGTAACAAAAGTTCTGAGAAAATTCGCATTCGGCGAAGTTGCAGAATAA